The DNA window GGCAGGACGAGGAGTGCGGCCACAGCAAAGACGGCGAGCACCACACCTGCTGTACTCGCGCCCAGATCCCTCACCTGGGCGACGTACACATACAGATACGGAACGGTGAATCCGATGCCGAACGCACTCAGCGCGTTCCCCATCTGGATCCGGCGCATCGCGGCGCCCATTGCCCTGGTCACACTCACCTGCCTCAAGGTTCGAAAGCGAAGAGCTGAAGCCTGAAGACTTCAACACTAAAGTTAGAACCTCAACAGTACACACCGAAGGACTTAACTGCCAACGTCTCCGTGTCATACTGCGCGGCATGCCTGAGACCCAAGAGCCGCACGGCCCCCAGGAGCCGAGCCTCGACGAACAGATCGCCGCCTACCAGCGCGAGTACGGCGACCTGGACCCGCAGGTCGAGAAGGTCGTCTCGGCCCTGGGCCGCCTGAACCGCCGGATGAACGTCGCGTACGGGCGCCAGGTCGCCGCACTCGGCATCAGCAACACGGAGTGGGAAGTCCTCAAGACCCTGGTCGTCTCCGGAGCCCCCTACCGGCTGGGCCCCGGCGAGCTGGCGAAGCGCCTCGGTCTGACCCCGGCCGCCATGACCCACCGCATCGACCGGATGGCGGCGGACGGTCTGGTCACCAGGGACCGCGACGAGAGCAACCGCGTACGCGTGATCGTGGAACTCACCGACGAGGGCCGCGCCAAGTGGCTGGAGGCGATGCGGATGGCGTCGAGCTTCGAGGAGGACCTGCTCCAGGACCTGTCGGCCGACGAACGCGGCTCGCTCGGGGAGATGCTGATCCGGTTGCTGCGCAGAGTGGAGGACGCGCAGCCGGACGCCGGCGGCCGCCTCACGGACCTGGACTGACGACGCCACAGCGGCAGTTGACCGGGACTCGGCCGGCACTCGGCCGGGAGTCACCCGGACGCAGACCGGAGGTTGACACGACCGCCGACGGTCCGTAAGGTTCTTCGAGTTGTCACGGAGCCGGAACGGTTCTGCGACAGCCACTCGCCGCCAACGCGGCACACCCAAACTCTGTACGGTCTCCTCCTCGGAGAGAATTTCGGCATGCCGGAATTCATTCGACAGGCTCGATTATGAGCCGCCCGGGAAACCCGCTAGAGTTTGAGACGTCAGAACGGCCCAACAGCCGCAAAGACAACACCCGCTGACTGGGAGTCAGAACCGAAAGGATCTGATAGAGTCGGAACCGCCGGAAAGGGAAACGCGAAAGCGAAGAACTGGAAAGCACCGAGGAAGTCGGACACGAAAGAGTCTGATAGAGTCGGAAACACGAAATACCGAACGAAAGCCCGGAGGAAAGCCCGAGAGGGTGAGTACAAAGGAAGCGTCCGTTCCTTGAGAACTCAACAGCGTGCCAAAAGTCAACGCCAGATATGTTGATACCCCGGCCCACTTCGGTGGGTTGGTGGTTCCTTTGAAAAGTCCTGGCTGTCCTTGTGACAGTCCAGGCGAACACAGCGAGGACGCTGAGAACAGCGGGCCATATTCCGGCCCGACCTGTTCCGCTCTTTCGTGTGTGTGATCCCGATTACGGGAAAACATTCATGGAGAGTTTGATCCTGGCTCAGGACGAACGCTGGCGGCGTGCTTAACACATGCAAGTCGAACGATGAAGCCCTTCGGGGTGGATTAGTGGCGAACGGGTGAGTAACACGTGGGCAATCTGCCCTTCACTCTGGGACAAGCCCTGGAAACGGGGTCTAATACCGGATAACACTTCTTCAGGCATCTGAAGAGGTTAAAAGCTCCGGCGGTGAAGGATGAGCCCGCGGCCTATCAGCTTGTTGGTGGGGTAATGGCCTACCAAGGCGACGACGGGTAGCCGGCCTGAGAGGGCGACCGGCCACACTGGGACTGAGACACGGCCCAGACTCCTACGGGAGGCAGCAGTGGGGAATATTGCACAATGGGCGAAAGCCTGATGCAGCGACGCCGCGTGAGGGATGACGGCCTTCGGGTTGTAAACCTCTTTCAGCAGGGAAGAAGCGAAAGTGACGGTACCTGCAGAAGAAGCGCCGGCTAACTACGTGCCAGCAGCCGCGGTAATACGTAGGGCGCAAGCGTTGTCCGGAATTATTGGGCGTAAAGAGCTCGTAGGCGGCTTGTCACGTCGGATGTGAAAGCCCGGGGCTTAACCCCGGGTCTGCATTCGATACGGGCAGGCTAGAGTGTGGTAGGGGAGATCGGAATTCCTGGTGTAGCGGTGAAATGCGCAGATATCAGGAGGAACACCGGTGGCGAAGGCGGATCTCTGGGCCATTACTGACGCTGAGGAGCGAAAGCGTGGGGAGCGAACAGGATTAGATACCCTGGTAGTCCACGCCGTAAACGTTGGGAACTAGGTGTTGGCGACATTCCACGTCGTCGGTGCCGCAGCTAACGCATTAAGTTCCCCGCCTGGGGAGTACGGCCGCAAGGCTAAAACTCAAAGGAATTGACGGGGGCCCGCACAAGCAGCGGAGCATGTGGCTTAATTCGACGCAACGCGAAGAACCTTACCAAGGCTTGACATATACCGGAAACACCTAGAGATAGGTGCCCCCTTGTGGTCGGTATACAGGTGGTGCATGGCTGTCGTCAGCTCGTGTCGTGAGATGTTGGGTTAAGTCCCGCAACGAGCGCAACCCTTGTCCTGTGTTGCCAGCATGCCCTTCGGGGTGATGGGGACTCACAGGAGACCGCCGGGGTCAACTCGGAGGAAGGTGGGGACGACGTCAAGTCATCATGCCCCTTATGTCTTGGGCTGCACACGTGCTACAATGGCCGGTACAATGAGCTGCGATGCCGCGAGGCGGAGCGAATCTCAAAAAGCCGGTCTCAGTTCGGATTGGGGTCTGCAACTCGACCCCATGAAGTCGGAGTTGCTAGTAATCGCAGATCAGCATTGCTGCGGTGAATACGTTCCCGGGCCTTGTACACACCGCCCGTCACGTCACGAAAGTCGGTAACACCCGAAGCCGGTGGCCCAACCCCTTGT is part of the Streptomyces agglomeratus genome and encodes:
- a CDS encoding MarR family winged helix-turn-helix transcriptional regulator, with translation MPETQEPHGPQEPSLDEQIAAYQREYGDLDPQVEKVVSALGRLNRRMNVAYGRQVAALGISNTEWEVLKTLVVSGAPYRLGPGELAKRLGLTPAAMTHRIDRMAADGLVTRDRDESNRVRVIVELTDEGRAKWLEAMRMASSFEEDLLQDLSADERGSLGEMLIRLLRRVEDAQPDAGGRLTDLD